From Pseudomonas vanderleydeniana, the proteins below share one genomic window:
- the rpsA gene encoding 30S ribosomal protein S1: protein MSESFAELFEESLKTLNLQAGSIITGVIVDIDYQARWVTVHAGLKSEALIPLEQFYTDAGELNINVGDEVHVALDSVEDGFGETKLSREKAKRAECWIVLEAAFAAEEVVKGVINGKVKGGFTVDVNGIRAFLPGSLVDVRPVRDTTHLEGKELEFKVIKLDQKRNNVVVSRRSVLEAENSAEREALLESLQEGQQVKGIVKNLTDYGAFVDLGGVDGLLHITDMAWKRIKHPSEIVNVGDEIDVKVLKYDRERNRVSLGLKQLGEDPWVAIKARYPESTRVTARVTNLTDYGCFAELEEGVEGLVHVSEMDWTNKNIHPSKVVQVGDEVEVMVLDIDEERRRISLGIKQCKSNPWEDFSGQFNKGDKISGTIKSITDFGIFIGLDGGIDGLVHLSDISWNEVGEEAVRRFKKGDELDTVILSVDPERERISLGIKQLESDPFSEYVSVNDKGAVVKGTVKEVDAKGAIIVLADDIEATLKASEISRDRVEDARNVLKEGEEVEAKIISVDRKSRVIQLSIKSKDVEDEKEAIQSLKAAPEGEAADTTMAALLRQAMAKQN from the coding sequence ATGAGCGAAAGCTTTGCGGAACTCTTTGAAGAGAGCTTGAAGACCCTGAATCTTCAGGCTGGTTCGATCATCACCGGTGTTATCGTTGATATCGATTACCAAGCTCGTTGGGTAACTGTCCACGCTGGTCTGAAGTCTGAAGCTCTGATCCCGCTGGAACAGTTCTACACCGATGCTGGCGAACTGAACATCAACGTCGGTGACGAAGTTCACGTGGCGCTGGATTCGGTTGAAGATGGCTTTGGTGAAACCAAGCTGTCCCGTGAAAAAGCCAAGCGCGCTGAATGCTGGATCGTTCTGGAAGCAGCCTTCGCAGCCGAGGAAGTGGTCAAGGGCGTTATCAACGGTAAGGTTAAGGGCGGCTTCACTGTCGACGTTAACGGCATCCGTGCGTTCCTGCCAGGTTCCCTGGTTGACGTCCGTCCAGTGCGCGACACCACGCACCTGGAAGGCAAAGAGCTCGAGTTCAAGGTCATCAAGCTCGACCAGAAACGCAACAACGTTGTCGTTTCCCGCCGCAGCGTCCTGGAAGCCGAGAACTCCGCCGAGCGTGAAGCTCTGCTGGAATCCCTGCAGGAAGGTCAGCAGGTCAAGGGTATCGTCAAGAACCTCACCGACTACGGTGCATTCGTTGATCTGGGCGGCGTCGATGGCCTGCTGCACATCACCGACATGGCCTGGAAGCGCATCAAGCATCCATCGGAAATCGTCAACGTTGGCGACGAGATCGATGTCAAGGTTCTGAAGTACGATCGCGAGCGCAATCGTGTTTCCCTGGGCCTGAAGCAACTGGGCGAAGACCCATGGGTTGCTATCAAGGCTCGCTACCCAGAAAGCACCCGCGTGACCGCGCGTGTTACCAACCTGACCGACTACGGCTGCTTCGCTGAGCTGGAAGAAGGCGTTGAAGGCCTGGTACACGTTTCGGAAATGGACTGGACCAACAAGAACATCCATCCTTCGAAAGTTGTACAAGTCGGCGACGAAGTGGAAGTCATGGTTCTGGACATCGACGAAGAGCGTCGTCGTATCTCCCTGGGCATCAAGCAGTGCAAGTCGAACCCATGGGAAGACTTCTCTGGACAGTTCAACAAGGGCGACAAGATCTCCGGTACCATCAAGTCGATCACCGATTTCGGTATCTTCATCGGTCTGGACGGCGGCATCGACGGCCTGGTTCACCTGTCGGACATCTCCTGGAACGAAGTCGGCGAAGAAGCCGTACGTCGCTTCAAGAAGGGCGACGAGCTGGACACCGTCATCCTGTCGGTTGACCCAGAGCGTGAGCGCATCTCCCTGGGCATCAAGCAGCTGGAAAGCGATCCGTTCTCCGAGTACGTCTCGGTCAACGACAAAGGCGCTGTTGTCAAAGGCACTGTGAAAGAAGTTGACGCCAAAGGCGCCATCATCGTTCTGGCCGACGATATCGAAGCGACTCTGAAAGCCTCCGAAATCAGCCGTGACCGCGTTGAAGACGCGCGTAACGTCCTGAAAGAAGGCGAAGAAGTAGAAGCCAAGATCATCAGCGTTGATCGTAAGAGCCGCGTAATCCAGCTCTCGATCAAGTCGAAAGACGTTGAAGACGAGAAAGAAGCCATCCAGAGCCTGAAAGCCGCTCCGGAAGGTGAAGCAGCTGACACCACCATGGCTGCTCTGCTGCGTCAAGCAATGGCCAAGCAGAACTGA
- the wecB gene encoding non-hydrolyzing UDP-N-acetylglucosamine 2-epimerase, with translation MSLKVLSVFGTRPEAIKMAPLALALAEDGRFESKVCVTAQHREMLDQVLDLFDLIPDFDLNVMRPGQDLNGLSSSIMQGLSAVFAEFKPDIVLVHGDTTTTCVATLASYYHQIPVAHVEAGLRTGNIYSPWPEEGNRKVTGALASLHFAPTQTSQINLLKENIDPRCVHITGNTVIDALLKVVEKLTTSQPLKAELDEQFSFIDMTKQLVLVTGHRRESFGGGFERICQALVDTAHEFPEVEIVYPVHLNPNVREPINRLLSGIKNIHLIEPLDYLPFVYLMSRSMIILTDSGGIQEEAPSLGKPVLVMRETTERPEAVAAGTVRLVGTERQAIFDNLKLLLTEPEAYEKMSFAHNPYGDGRASQRIIEVLAAYKK, from the coding sequence ATGTCGCTTAAAGTACTTTCTGTTTTTGGAACTAGGCCCGAAGCAATCAAGATGGCGCCACTTGCGTTGGCACTTGCCGAGGATGGCCGTTTCGAGTCGAAAGTGTGCGTGACGGCTCAACATAGAGAAATGCTTGACCAGGTGTTGGATCTATTTGATTTGATACCGGACTTTGATTTGAACGTGATGCGGCCAGGGCAGGATCTCAACGGGCTGAGCTCTTCGATCATGCAAGGGTTGAGCGCTGTGTTTGCCGAGTTTAAACCTGATATCGTACTTGTCCACGGGGATACCACAACAACCTGTGTGGCAACTCTGGCGTCTTATTACCATCAGATACCTGTGGCGCACGTTGAGGCGGGCCTCAGGACTGGAAATATCTACTCTCCCTGGCCGGAGGAGGGTAACCGAAAGGTGACAGGTGCCTTGGCATCACTGCATTTTGCTCCGACGCAAACCTCACAAATTAACCTGCTCAAGGAAAACATTGATCCGCGCTGCGTTCACATTACAGGTAATACGGTGATCGACGCTCTGCTCAAGGTTGTCGAAAAACTCACTACTTCTCAGCCTCTGAAGGCTGAGCTAGATGAGCAATTCTCATTTATCGACATGACGAAGCAGCTTGTTCTAGTTACCGGGCATCGTCGAGAGAGTTTTGGCGGTGGATTTGAGCGTATCTGTCAGGCTTTGGTTGATACAGCTCACGAGTTTCCTGAAGTAGAAATTGTATACCCCGTTCACCTTAATCCGAATGTCAGGGAACCTATCAATCGGCTGCTTTCTGGTATTAAGAATATCCATCTGATTGAACCCTTGGACTATCTGCCATTTGTTTATCTAATGAGCCGCTCAATGATTATTCTGACTGACTCGGGTGGCATTCAGGAAGAAGCACCTTCGCTTGGGAAACCTGTGTTGGTAATGCGTGAAACTACTGAACGCCCGGAAGCGGTGGCAGCTGGCACTGTTAGGCTCGTTGGAACTGAAAGGCAAGCTATTTTCGACAATTTGAAATTGCTACTAACTGAGCCAGAGGCTTATGAAAAAATGAGCTTTGCTCATAATCCCTATGGTGACGGGCGTGCGAGTCAGCGAATTATCGAGGTGCTGGCGGCTTATAAAAAATAA
- the cmk gene encoding (d)CMP kinase, with amino-acid sequence MNIQAPVIAIDGPSGSGKGTIAGLLAKRLGWCLLDSGALYRLLAFAARNHGVDLTNEESLKLLAAHLDVQFIGATDGQPERIILEGDDVTQDIRNESIGAGASQVASLPAVRDALLQRQRAFREAPGLVADGRDMGTVVFPDAPLKIFLTASSEERARRRYLQLKAKGDDVSLSSLLDEIRARDERDTQRAVAPLKPAADAIQLDSTELSIEQVLERIMSEIAIRDIAG; translated from the coding sequence GTGAATATTCAAGCTCCAGTCATCGCCATCGACGGGCCTAGCGGATCGGGCAAGGGCACCATCGCCGGCTTGCTGGCCAAGCGTCTGGGTTGGTGCCTGCTGGACTCCGGTGCCCTGTACCGCTTGCTGGCCTTTGCCGCGCGCAACCATGGTGTCGACCTGACCAACGAGGAATCGCTCAAGCTGCTGGCTGCGCACCTCGACGTACAGTTCATCGGTGCGACCGACGGTCAGCCGGAACGCATCATCCTGGAAGGGGATGACGTCACCCAGGACATCCGCAACGAGTCGATCGGTGCCGGTGCTTCCCAGGTCGCCTCCCTGCCGGCGGTGCGTGATGCACTGCTGCAGCGCCAGCGGGCGTTTCGCGAGGCGCCGGGGCTGGTGGCCGACGGTCGCGACATGGGCACCGTGGTGTTTCCCGATGCGCCGTTGAAGATCTTCCTCACCGCCAGCTCCGAGGAGCGTGCTCGCCGTCGCTACTTGCAGTTGAAGGCCAAGGGCGATGATGTTAGTCTGTCGAGTCTGCTGGATGAGATCCGTGCGCGCGATGAGCGCGATACCCAGCGAGCGGTGGCCCCGCTCAAGCCGGCGGCCGACGCCATACAGCTGGATTCCACGGAGTTGTCCATCGAGCAGGTGCTGGAACGCATCATGAGCGAGATCGCCATTCGCGATATCGCCGGGTGA
- the ihfB gene encoding integration host factor subunit beta, whose amino-acid sequence MTKSELIERIVTHQGLLSSKDVELAIKTMLEQMSQCLATGDRIEIRGFGSFSLHYRAPRVGRNPKTGQSVSLDGKFVPHFKPGKELRDRVNEEDE is encoded by the coding sequence ATGACGAAGTCGGAGTTGATCGAACGAATTGTCACCCATCAGGGCCTGCTCTCGTCCAAGGATGTGGAGCTGGCCATCAAGACCATGCTCGAGCAGATGTCCCAGTGCCTGGCGACCGGAGATCGGATCGAGATTCGTGGATTCGGTAGCTTTTCCCTGCATTACCGTGCGCCAAGGGTGGGGCGTAACCCGAAGACCGGTCAGTCGGTGAGCCTGGATGGTAAATTTGTGCCGCATTTCAAGCCGGGGAAGGAGCTGCGGGATCGGGTCAATGAGGAGGATGAGTGA
- the wecC gene encoding UDP-N-acetyl-D-mannosamine dehydrogenase — protein MFNSVSVVGLGYIGLPTAAVFASRKIKVIGVDVNGSAVDIINQGRIHIVEPDLDIVVHAAVTEGFLRATLVPEPADAFLIAVPTPFKDGYEPDLSYIESACRAIAPVLKVGDLVILESTSPVGATEQMAKWLAEIRPDLSFPQELGEKSDIRIAYCPERVLPGHVLQELVQNDRVIGGLTTKCSERAAALYKLFVLGECIITNARTAEMCKLTENSFRDVNIAFANELSIICDKLDISVWELIRLANRHPRVSVLQPGPGVGGHCIAVDPWFIVSKTPEHARLIRCAREVNDSKPEWVINKVKLLVADYLLSNPEKSAKEVTIAAFGLAFKPDIDDLRESPALEITQRIARECPGRLIAVEPNILELPESLDKRVELESIDFALERANIVLLLVDHKVFKGIDKARLGQVKMIDTRGIWG, from the coding sequence ATGTTTAATTCAGTTTCAGTTGTGGGGTTAGGATACATTGGTCTGCCTACTGCCGCCGTTTTTGCGTCAAGAAAAATCAAAGTGATCGGCGTGGATGTGAATGGTAGTGCTGTAGATATCATCAATCAGGGACGTATCCACATTGTAGAACCCGATTTGGACATTGTTGTTCATGCTGCTGTGACAGAAGGCTTTTTACGCGCAACTTTGGTTCCTGAACCTGCAGATGCATTTCTGATTGCTGTGCCGACGCCTTTCAAAGATGGGTATGAGCCGGACTTGTCCTATATTGAGTCTGCCTGTCGAGCGATAGCTCCGGTATTGAAGGTGGGAGATCTGGTTATTCTTGAATCAACTTCACCTGTCGGTGCTACTGAGCAAATGGCCAAGTGGCTCGCAGAAATTCGCCCTGATTTGAGTTTTCCGCAGGAGCTTGGTGAAAAATCCGATATCCGAATTGCATACTGTCCAGAACGTGTATTGCCAGGCCATGTATTGCAAGAGCTGGTGCAAAATGATCGTGTGATTGGTGGTCTGACCACGAAGTGCTCCGAGCGAGCGGCAGCGTTGTATAAGTTGTTTGTACTTGGAGAATGCATAATTACAAATGCACGCACTGCAGAAATGTGTAAACTGACGGAAAATAGTTTCCGGGACGTGAACATCGCTTTCGCAAATGAGCTGTCTATCATCTGCGATAAGTTGGATATCAGTGTCTGGGAGTTGATTCGTCTTGCCAATCGCCACCCGCGAGTCAGCGTGCTTCAGCCTGGTCCAGGTGTTGGTGGTCATTGTATTGCTGTGGATCCCTGGTTCATTGTGAGCAAGACTCCTGAGCACGCTCGTTTGATTCGCTGTGCACGGGAAGTCAACGATTCGAAACCAGAGTGGGTCATCAATAAGGTTAAACTCCTTGTCGCCGATTATCTTCTGTCCAATCCGGAGAAGAGCGCCAAGGAGGTCACGATAGCTGCCTTTGGTTTGGCGTTTAAGCCTGATATCGATGATCTGCGTGAAAGCCCAGCACTAGAAATCACGCAGCGTATCGCGCGTGAGTGTCCAGGGCGATTAATCGCTGTTGAGCCTAATATATTAGAATTGCCGGAATCCCTAGATAAACGAGTTGAGCTCGAGTCGATAGATTTTGCCTTGGAGCGAGCAAATATTGTTCTGCTATTGGTTGATCACAAAGTCTTTAAGGGAATAGATAAAGCGCGTCTTGGGCAAGTTAAGATGATCGACACGCGAGGGATATGGGGTTGA
- the hisH gene encoding imidazole glycerol phosphate synthase subunit HisH: MITIVDYGVGNILSFVNLYKRLNIECRVATSAQQLAGSRRLILPGVGSFDHAMKSLQRSGMRGHLDELVMARNIPVLGICVGMQMLANSSDEGELPGLGWVPGIVRKFDISTVGRLPHMGWNDITPNRASGLFRDISELPRYYFLHSYYFECIHPEHALATSLYGAEFTCAVNVGAVYGVQFHPEKSHHFGMDLLKNFSELS, encoded by the coding sequence ATGATTACCATTGTCGATTATGGTGTTGGTAATATTTTGTCGTTTGTTAATCTGTATAAGCGGCTAAATATCGAATGCCGTGTGGCAACCTCAGCTCAGCAGTTAGCGGGATCACGTAGGCTGATCCTACCTGGTGTGGGATCTTTTGATCACGCGATGAAAAGTCTTCAACGCTCGGGAATGCGCGGGCACCTTGATGAGTTGGTAATGGCTCGGAATATTCCCGTACTTGGCATATGTGTGGGTATGCAGATGCTGGCAAATTCCAGTGATGAAGGTGAGCTTCCTGGGTTGGGCTGGGTGCCAGGAATAGTCAGAAAGTTTGATATCTCAACTGTTGGGAGGCTGCCTCATATGGGGTGGAATGATATTACTCCTAATCGTGCATCAGGGCTTTTCAGAGATATATCAGAATTACCAAGATATTATTTTCTTCACTCTTATTATTTTGAGTGTATTCATCCTGAGCACGCTCTGGCAACCTCGTTGTATGGTGCTGAATTTACCTGTGCTGTTAATGTTGGAGCTGTCTACGGAGTTCAGTTTCATCCAGAAAAAAGCCATCATTTTGGTATGGACCTTTTGAAAAATTTTTCGGAGCTGTCTTAA
- a CDS encoding oligosaccharide flippase family protein, translated as MLRKDLKNIASLACIQGSNAVLPIFIFPYMLHLFGAEKYASLAVSEAISLIILTVVLYSFEVNGISRVVNACSSGGVVAASDIYCEVFFSRMIIWSVCLLVVLVAGIFLQVQFFLALLAWMLVPLAYIFQSTYFYQAIESNMPVAVFTLLSRLVCLIGVFLLSKPEMPIYMLPLIVGGCYLIGGIASAIYLKIILGLEYRAVTFGRLLQCLLDGKEIFFGNASVVLFRDSNLLILNLLSINPIALSAYSVVEKFIKAFQALIRPLNQFFYTRSIKVLGEKKTPDMVVFFKIMRLTWVQLLALLLALVTFLLVWWFFEDDISFIASYPEKQLMAHMFLVMVVGVFFGVANFMLGTAGLNNLGARRYFASSLILTGCVTVTACVVLANYYEVYGAVVSFVMGEIILFCLILKKYLQSWGGRSVKS; from the coding sequence TTGTTGCGTAAAGATTTAAAAAACATTGCATCTTTGGCCTGTATTCAGGGGTCTAATGCAGTCTTGCCTATATTCATTTTTCCTTACATGTTGCACTTGTTTGGAGCCGAGAAGTACGCGAGTCTTGCTGTTTCGGAGGCAATTTCACTGATTATATTGACGGTTGTTCTCTATAGTTTTGAGGTGAATGGAATTTCTCGAGTGGTCAATGCATGCTCTAGTGGCGGTGTGGTTGCGGCATCTGATATATATTGTGAAGTGTTTTTCTCACGCATGATTATTTGGTCAGTATGTTTGCTAGTTGTCTTGGTTGCGGGGATTTTTTTGCAGGTTCAGTTTTTTTTGGCACTGTTGGCCTGGATGCTGGTGCCGTTAGCCTATATTTTTCAGTCGACTTACTTTTATCAGGCAATTGAAAGTAATATGCCGGTGGCAGTATTTACATTGCTTAGCCGCTTGGTCTGCCTTATCGGGGTTTTTCTACTATCTAAGCCGGAAATGCCGATATATATGTTGCCGTTGATCGTCGGGGGGTGTTATCTGATTGGTGGCATAGCGTCTGCTATCTACTTGAAGATTATTCTTGGTTTAGAGTATCGAGCGGTTACTTTTGGGCGTCTATTGCAGTGCTTGTTAGATGGTAAGGAAATATTTTTTGGCAATGCATCGGTTGTATTGTTTCGGGATTCAAATCTTCTGATTTTAAATCTGTTGTCTATAAATCCGATAGCCCTGAGTGCCTATTCGGTAGTTGAGAAATTTATTAAGGCGTTTCAGGCGTTGATTCGTCCGCTTAATCAATTTTTCTATACTAGATCTATTAAGGTTCTTGGTGAAAAAAAAACACCGGATATGGTGGTTTTTTTTAAGATTATGAGGCTGACCTGGGTTCAGCTGTTGGCGCTTCTATTGGCGTTGGTGACGTTTCTGTTGGTTTGGTGGTTTTTTGAAGATGATATTAGTTTTATTGCCTCATATCCAGAGAAGCAGCTTATGGCTCATATGTTTTTAGTTATGGTTGTCGGGGTATTTTTTGGTGTCGCTAATTTTATGCTTGGAACAGCGGGCCTAAATAATTTAGGGGCGAGAAGATATTTTGCAAGTAGTCTTATTCTGACTGGTTGTGTCACGGTCACAGCATGTGTGGTGTTGGCGAATTATTATGAGGTTTATGGCGCAGTTGTCAGCTTTGTAATGGGTGAAATAATTCTGTTTTGCTTGATTTTAAAGAAATACTTGCAGTCATGGGGTGGTAGGTCGGTGAAATCCTGA
- a CDS encoding N-acetyl sugar amidotransferase has translation MSKRTYQVCSNCVMDTTDENIVFDENGVCDHCNGYYRDVQPHWDTGPEGRQRLVGVFEDIKAKSKGKPFDCIMGMSGGLDSSYLLHIAVREFGLRPLVFHVDGGWNSQLAVHNIEVIVEKLGLDLYTEVINWEEMKDFQRAFFKASVPHIDIPQDHAFIATLYHFANKHGIKYILNGGNYSTECVRNPLEWMYYGTDMWQLKDIHNKFGERPLVDYPLSSIWFHKVYLRFLKGVKVVKPLNYVPYIRSEAVEILSREYGWKSYPRKHDESRFTKFYEGYWLPTKFGYDTRKVQYSSLILTGQMTRNEALEKLQEPSYDPETIEQDFEYIANKLDMSVEELKVLMELPNKSYRDYKSQRYLFDLGAKAMQMLGMERAVKR, from the coding sequence ATGAGTAAAAGAACTTATCAAGTCTGTAGTAATTGTGTAATGGATACGACTGATGAAAATATTGTTTTCGACGAAAATGGGGTGTGCGACCATTGTAATGGCTATTATCGCGATGTGCAGCCGCACTGGGACACTGGTCCGGAGGGGCGTCAGCGGCTGGTTGGCGTTTTCGAGGATATTAAGGCCAAGAGTAAAGGGAAACCATTTGACTGCATAATGGGCATGAGTGGCGGGTTGGATAGTTCGTACTTGCTGCATATCGCTGTCAGGGAATTTGGTTTGCGCCCGTTGGTGTTTCATGTTGACGGTGGATGGAACTCCCAATTAGCAGTTCATAATATTGAAGTTATTGTGGAGAAGCTGGGGCTTGATCTGTATACGGAAGTTATAAACTGGGAGGAGATGAAGGACTTCCAGCGTGCATTCTTCAAGGCTTCCGTGCCTCATATTGATATTCCTCAGGATCATGCATTTATTGCAACGCTTTATCATTTTGCCAATAAACATGGTATTAAGTATATCCTTAATGGCGGAAATTACTCGACTGAATGTGTCCGTAATCCATTGGAGTGGATGTATTATGGTACAGATATGTGGCAGCTTAAGGATATCCACAATAAATTTGGCGAGCGGCCATTGGTAGACTATCCATTAAGCAGTATCTGGTTTCATAAGGTCTATTTGCGCTTCCTTAAGGGGGTGAAAGTGGTTAAGCCTTTGAATTATGTGCCATATATTCGCTCGGAAGCGGTTGAAATCTTATCGAGGGAGTACGGTTGGAAATCATATCCACGAAAGCATGATGAGTCGCGATTCACTAAATTTTATGAAGGCTACTGGCTGCCCACAAAATTTGGCTATGACACTCGTAAGGTTCAATATTCTAGCTTGATCCTCACTGGGCAAATGACTCGTAACGAAGCTCTGGAGAAATTGCAGGAACCATCCTACGATCCTGAAACTATTGAGCAAGATTTCGAATATATTGCGAATAAACTTGATATGTCGGTAGAAGAGCTAAAGGTGTTGATGGAACTACCAAACAAGTCGTACCGTGATTATAAGTCGCAGCGTTATTTATTTGACCTTGGTGCGAAAGCCATGCAGATGTTGGGTATGGAGAGGGCGGTCAAAAGATGA
- the hisC gene encoding histidinol-phosphate transaminase, which produces MSGDFLALAQPGVQKLSPYVPGKPVDELARELDIDPANIIKLASNENPLGASPKALSAIADALAELTRYPDGNGFDLKQRLSELCGVQASQVTLGNGSNDILELVARAYLAPGLNAVFSEHAFAIYPIVTQAVAADARVAPARDFGHDLPAMLAAIDENTRVVFIANPNNPTGTWFGPQALEAFLAAVPEQVLVVLDEAYIEYAEGDDLPNGLNYLASYPNLLVSRTFSKAYGLAALRVGYGLSSPAVADILNRVRQPFNVNSLALVAACAALDDVEYVARSRELNEAGMQQLEAGFRQLGLEWIPSRANFIAVDVGRDAAPVYQGLLREGVIVRPIGGYGMPRHLRVSIGLASENSRLLEALGKVLARG; this is translated from the coding sequence ATGAGTGGCGACTTCCTCGCCCTGGCGCAGCCGGGCGTGCAAAAACTTTCGCCTTACGTTCCGGGCAAGCCCGTGGACGAATTGGCGCGTGAGCTGGATATCGATCCGGCGAACATCATCAAGCTGGCGAGCAACGAAAACCCGCTGGGCGCCAGCCCCAAGGCGCTGTCGGCCATTGCCGACGCGCTGGCCGAACTGACCCGCTACCCGGACGGCAATGGCTTCGACCTGAAGCAGCGCCTGTCCGAGCTATGTGGCGTACAGGCCAGCCAGGTGACCCTGGGCAATGGTTCCAACGACATTCTCGAGCTGGTCGCGCGGGCCTACCTGGCGCCAGGCCTGAATGCGGTGTTCAGCGAGCATGCCTTCGCGATCTACCCGATCGTGACCCAGGCCGTGGCGGCCGACGCCCGTGTGGCGCCGGCCAGGGACTTCGGTCATGACCTGCCGGCGATGCTGGCGGCGATCGACGAGAATACCCGGGTGGTGTTCATCGCCAACCCGAACAACCCGACCGGGACCTGGTTTGGTCCGCAGGCGCTGGAAGCTTTCCTGGCTGCGGTGCCCGAGCAGGTGCTGGTGGTGCTGGACGAGGCCTACATCGAGTACGCCGAGGGTGATGATCTGCCGAATGGCCTGAACTATCTGGCGAGCTACCCGAACCTGTTGGTCTCGCGGACCTTCTCCAAGGCCTATGGCCTGGCGGCGCTGCGGGTCGGCTACGGGCTGTCGTCGCCGGCGGTGGCGGATATCCTCAACCGGGTGCGCCAGCCGTTCAACGTCAACAGCCTGGCCCTGGTGGCCGCCTGTGCCGCGCTGGATGACGTCGAGTACGTGGCGCGCAGTCGCGAGCTGAACGAGGCGGGCATGCAGCAGCTGGAGGCAGGCTTCCGCCAGTTGGGGTTGGAGTGGATTCCTTCGCGGGCCAACTTCATCGCCGTCGATGTCGGTCGCGATGCCGCTCCGGTCTACCAGGGGCTGCTGCGCGAAGGTGTGATCGTGCGTCCGATCGGTGGCTACGGGATGCCGCGGCACCTGCGGGTCAGTATCGGCCTGGCCAGTGAAAACAGCCGTTTGCTCGAGGCGCTGGGCAAGGTTCTGGCTCGTGGTTGA
- a CDS encoding Wzz/FepE/Etk N-terminal domain-containing protein, producing the protein MSRAGYFEEMGFANLVVVIIKRWWLVLPVFILFSSISAYYAKRLPEIYEVKFGVVPPSVRDVADLNYGRLGVSGLKSYEVRLVYKAFVVGLHSAEVLRDFQSAWNAMKSANANSQKRTVLSDRINIYVPAVADADGRYTILVRGADPDLVAEHASAYMKFVGDLARREMIAGAQHELDQVRDAMAALLSLPVVEKNSADGGARIPGDNSAASIELQRYYQFYKNAKIDGSKVAVYRIEGEIPSQGRFVGPNRVLILFFGAFFGLIFGCCLAVGVHAIAGRSGVR; encoded by the coding sequence ATGAGCCGTGCAGGATATTTTGAGGAGATGGGGTTCGCTAATTTGGTGGTTGTTATAATTAAAAGATGGTGGTTGGTTCTGCCGGTTTTTATATTATTCTCGTCTATTTCTGCATATTATGCAAAGAGGCTTCCGGAGATATATGAAGTTAAGTTTGGTGTAGTGCCTCCTTCGGTTCGAGATGTCGCCGATCTTAATTATGGTCGGCTGGGTGTTAGTGGTTTAAAAAGCTATGAAGTGAGGCTAGTTTATAAAGCTTTTGTCGTTGGGCTTCATTCTGCAGAGGTTTTACGCGATTTTCAATCTGCTTGGAATGCAATGAAGAGTGCAAATGCGAACTCTCAGAAACGTACTGTTCTGAGTGATAGGATAAACATCTACGTGCCTGCAGTTGCGGATGCTGACGGGCGTTACACAATTTTGGTTCGTGGGGCAGATCCAGATTTGGTGGCCGAGCATGCAAGTGCATACATGAAATTTGTTGGCGATCTTGCCCGACGAGAGATGATTGCGGGAGCTCAGCATGAGCTTGACCAGGTTCGTGATGCTATGGCTGCTTTGTTGAGTCTGCCAGTGGTCGAGAAGAATTCCGCAGATGGTGGCGCACGCATACCCGGTGATAATAGTGCTGCTAGTATTGAGTTGCAGCGATATTATCAGTTCTACAAAAATGCAAAAATTGATGGATCAAAAGTAGCTGTTTATAGAATAGAAGGTGAAATTCCCTCTCAAGGACGATTTGTTGGGCCCAATAGAGTATTAATTTTATTTTTTGGGGCTTTCTTTGGCTTGATATTTGGTTGCTGTCTGGCGGTGGGTGTTCATGCTATTGCTGGGCGATCTGGAGTGCGTTGA